Below is a genomic region from Pseudomonas extremaustralis.
TAAAGACCTGCTCGGTCAAGAAAGTGGGAGCGGGCTTGCTCGCTCCCACAAGGGTGATGCGTTGGCGGTCAGAGGGATTCCAGGCAGCCCGCCAAGTCATTACCCAACTTTTCCAATACCTGCTCGTAACCCTGGGCCGTGGCCGGGGTGTAGCCGCCCAATGCGTCCAGCTCGGCCAGTTTCACCGGCAGCCCGGCGACCAACGTCTCGGCCAGACGTGGACGCAGCGGCGGTTCGCTGAACACGCACGTCTTGCCCACTTCCTGCAGACGCGTGCGCATCGCCGCCACGTGCTGGGCACCTGGCTGCACTTCGGCGGCAACGCTGAACACACCGGTGTGCTTGAGGCCATAAGCATCTTCGAAGTAATCGAAGGCTTCGTGGAACACGAAGTAAGGTTTGTCACCGATCGGCGCCAGACGGGCTTTCAAGCGCGCATCGAGGGCGTCCAGGCGCTCGTCGAACGCCTTCAGGTTGCTCTGGTAACGCGCGGCATTGGCCGGATCGGCGCCAGCCAAATCGGCAGCCATCCGCGCAGCAATCACACGGGCGTTTACGGTCGATAGCCACAAGTGTGCATCCAGGCTGCCGGGGCGGTGATCGTGGTCGTGTTCGTCGGTATCGTCGGCGTGGGAATGGCTATCTTCGGCGAAACGGCGGAGTTTCATGCCCAGAAGGTCCTGCACCGCCACTGTTGTCGCCGTACGACCTTTGAGCACGCGAGGCAGGAAACCTTCCATGTCCGGCCCGATCCAGTACAGCAGGTCCACCGACTGCACGCGCCGCACGTCGGATGGGCGCAACGCATAGTTATGCGGCGATGCACCCGGCGGCAACAACACCTCCGGGACCGCCACACCGTCCTGCACCGCCGCCGCAATCAACTGCAACGGCTTGATGCTGGTCAGCACCTTGACCTCGGCCTGAGCGGCGCCGGTGACAAGCAAACTGGCGACAAATACGACAAAAACGGGAAAAAGTCGGGACACGATGACCACTCAATGGCGTAGGAACGGGTAACATAATAACGTCTCTATCAAATATCTGTCGCCGCTCATGCCTATAACACCACTTGCCAGCCGTCCCCATGACCATTCTCACTGCGTGCATACCGCGCTGTCGGAGGCCGACACTCTGTGCGGGCAAAAGGGCTTGCGCCTGACTGCCTTGCGTCGTCGGGTGCTGGAGCTGGTGTGGCAGAGTCACAAACCGCTGGGCGCGTACGACATTCTCGGCGTGCTCAGCGAGCAGGACGGGCGCCGTGCGGCGCCGCCCACGGTGTACCGTGCCCTGGATTTTCTGCTGGAAAACGGCCTGGTGCACCGCATCGCTTCGCTTAACGCCTTTGTCGGCTGCAACCACCCGGAGCACGCACATCAGGGCCAGTTCCTGATCTGCCGCCAATGCCACGCCGCCATCGAACTTGAACAAAAAAGCATCAGCGACGCCATTATCAAGAGTGCCGCCGATGTCGGCTTCCAAGTCGAAGGGCAAACGGTCGAAGTGGTCGGTCTCTGCTCGGGCTGCCAGGGGGCTTGATGAGCAACGCGTTAATCCGCCTGGAACATGTCGGGGTCACATTCGCCGGGCAAAAGGTGTTGGATAACATCGCACTGAGCGTCGAACCGGGGCAGATCGTCACCCTGATCGGCCCCAACGGCGCCGGCAAGACCACCCTGGTGCGCGCCGTGCTCGGCCTGCTCAAGCCCGACACCGGCAGCGTGTGGCGCAAGCCCAAGCTGCGCGTGGGCTATATGCCGCAGAAGCTGCATGTCGATCCGACCCTGCCACTCTCAGTGCTGCGCTTTTTGCGCCTGGTGCCCGGCGTGGATCGCGCTCGCGCCCAGGCAGCCCTCCAGGAAGTCGGCGCCCAACAGGTGATCGACAGCCCGATACAAAGCATCTCCGGCGGCGAAATGCAGCGCGTCCTGCTGGCCCGCGCCCTGTTGCGCGAACCGCAATTGCTGGTGCTCGATGAACCCGTCCAGGGCGTCGACGTCGCCGGCCAGGCCGAGCTGTACAGCCTCATCACCCGCCTGCGCGACCGCCTTGGCTGCGGCGTGCTGATGGTCTCCCACGATTTGCACCTGGTGATGAGCACCACCGACCAGGTGGTGTGCCTGAACCACCACGTATGCTGCTCCGGCCACCCGGAACAGGTCAGCGGCGACCCGGCCTTCGTCGAGCTGTTCGGCAAGAATGCCCAGAGCCTGGCGATTTACCACCACCGTCACGACCACGCCCACGACCTGCATGGCGCCGTGGTCGACGATCCCGCTGCGCCCCACACTCACGTTCATGGAGATAGCTGCAAGCATGGCTGATTTTCTGCTCTACGCCCTGCTGGCAGGCTTGGCTCTGGCGCTGGTGGCGGGCCCGCTGGGCTCGTTCGTGGTCTGGCGGCGCATGGCGTATTTTGGCGACACCTTGTCCCACGCCGCGCTGCTGGGCGTGGCCCTGGGCTTCTTGCTGGATGTAAGCCCGACCATCGCCGTGACCGTCGGCTGCCTGCTGCTGGCGGTGCTGTTGGTGACCCTGCAACAGCGCCAGCCGCTGGCTTCCGACACGCTGCTGGGCATCCTGGCGCCGAGCACCCTGTCCCTGGGCCTGGTGGTCCTGAGCTTCATGCATGAAGTGCGCATCGACCTGATGGCCTACCTGTTCGGCGACCTGCTGGCGATCAGTCCGACGGATCTTTCGTGGATTCTCGGCGGCAGCGCAGCGGTGCTGGTGCTGCTGGTAACGCTGTGGCGCCCGCTGCTGGCAATCACCGTGCACGAAGAACTGGCCACGGTGGAAGGCTTGCCGGTACCCGCGCTGCGCATGGCCCTGATGTTGTTGATCGCCGTGGTGATCGCTGTCGCGATGAAGATTGTCGGCGTATTGTTGATCACGTCACTGCTGATCATTCCCGCCGCCGCCGCCCAGCGCCACGCCCGCTCGCCGGAGCAGATGGCGATCGGCGCCAGTGTGCTGGGGATGCTGGCAGTGTGTGGGGGCCTGGCGCTGTCCTGGTTCAAGGACACGCCAGCCGGGCCGTCGATTGTCGTCGCGGCCGCCGCCCTGTTTCTGCTGAGTTTTGTCCTGCCCCGTCGAGGGGTGTAGACTTGCTCGCTTTTTGCGCAAATAGAGAGTCGCAGGAATGAAGCTGTTCACCTTCCGTTATCTGCTCCTTGCCGCATTTTCCCTGCTGCTGGGCGCCTGTCAGAGTACACCGCCCGCCGCCCCCGAAGCCCCGGACGCCCGTGCTGCGGCCATCGCGCAGCTGGAACGAAACCTGGCCAGCAGCGAGCTGGCCACCGCCGAAGACCAGTTGGCCGCCTTGCAGGCTCAATCGCCCAACGACCCGGCATTGGAGGCTTACCAGCGCCAATTGGCCGAAGCCTATCTGCAGCGCAGCCAGATCGTGCTGCAAAAAGGTGATGTCAACGCCGCTGCCACTGCCCTGAGCCGTGCCCGCGCGCTGATGCCCAAGGCCCCGGCGCTGACCGGTGGCGTCAATAGCGCCATTACCCACGCCCGCAAAGCCGAGCTGGATAAAGCCGAGGAAGCCCTTAAAGCCGCTGAAGCCAAGCCCGCCGCCAAAGTCATCGACCCGACCGCACAAAGCACCACCGTGGCACTGAACCTCACCGACATCGAAGCACTGCGTCATCAGTTGGATGCCATCGCCACCGACGTGGTGAATTACCAGTGCGATGTGAGCATCCAGGCGCCACGTACCCAGGATTACCCATGGCTGGCCACGTTACTGAGCAAACGGGTGAAGCGTATCGATTCGGGGTATGACCTGAAGATTCACCGGCAGATTCTGAAGAATATTCCGGCGCAGATCGTACTGATTCCGCGCAAGGCGGAATAAAACCATCGGGAGCAAGCCCCCCCCACATTTGAAATGCATTCCAAGTGTGGGAGGGGACTTACTCCCGATAGCGATCTGAACAACAACCAATGACTTAAGCCGGAATCGCCTTGGCCTTCGGCTCCCGATCCCAGACCCGATGCTGTGCAATCGCGGCAAAGAACGCCTTGAATGCTTTGGCATCCGATCCCACGATCAGCCCCGCATCCGCTTCAAGCTTGAGCAGATCCAACAATGGTTTGGCATCACTGGCAAGCGCGATTGCCTTCAGGTGCTTGTAGGCTTCCAGCAGGAAGTGCAACGCAACCCCGTCACCGCTCAAGGCCTTCACCGAATCCTTCCCGCCAGGGACAAACACCGCATCAAAGGCAATCGACGGCATGCCTTCCATCGAGGCATCCACCTTCAAGTGCTTGCCATCGGCGGTCGTCACCGGCGCCGAGGTCGGCCCCAACAGCTTGGCATGCGCACCCTCGGCTTCCAGCGCCTTCTTCAAGGCCGCAATCGCCGCACCATCTACGCCATCGGCTACAAGAATCGCCACTTTGCGCGTTTTGATATCGCCCGACAGCAGGTTCACCTGGCTCAACGCCGGCGACGCTTTCAACGACGTCTTGCGCGGCGGCACTGTGCCTTGGGTCGGCGCCGGCAAGCCCAGGTTCTGCGCAACGCGCTTGGCCAGCTCCAAGTCGATATTGGCCAGAATCTCGTTGACCTGACGGACGCGGATAAACTCGCGCTCCACCTTGCCCAACTCGAAGCTGTAGGCCGCGATGATGTGCTCCTTCTCGTGGTGGCTCATGCTGTTGAAAAACAGCGTGGCCTGGGAGAAGTGGTCGCCAAACGACTCACTGCGTTCGCGCACCTTGTTGGCATCGACGCGCTCGTAATAGGTTTCAAAACCACCGCCCTGGGCCGCAGGCGGCGTTTCTTTCGGCCAGCCGCCGTCAATCGAATTCGGCTCATACGCAGCTCGGCCCTTATCGATCACGGTGCGATGCTGGGCATCACGCTGGCCATTATGGAAAGGCACTACGGGCCGATTGATCGGCAGCTCATGAAAGTTCGGCCCACCCAGTCGGCTGATCTGGGTATCCGTGTAGGAAAACAGCCGGCCTTGCAGCAGCGGATCATTGGTGAAGTCGATACCCGGCACGATATGCCCAGGGCAAAAGGCAACTTGCTCGACTTCGGCGAAGAAGTTGTCCGGGTTACGGTTAAGCACCATCTTGCCCAGCGGCGTAATCGGCACCAACTCTTCAGGGATGATCTTGGTTGGATCGAGCAGGTCGAAATCGAACTTGTGCTCGTCTTCTTCCGCGACGATCTGCACCCCCAACTCCCACTCCGGGTAATCGCCGCCCTCAATCGCTTCCCACAGGTCACGACGGTGGTAATCGGTATCTTTGCCGGCCAGCTTTTGCGCTTCGTCCCACACCAGGGAACAGGTGCCGACTTTGGGATGCCAGTGGAATTTCACAAAGCTCGACCGACCTTCGGTATTGATCAAGCGGAAGGTATGGATGCCAAAACCCTGCATGGCGCGCAGGCTTTTTGGAATGGCACGGTCAGACATTGCCCACAGCACCATATGGGCCGATTCAGGCTGCAGCGAGACAAAATCCCAGAACGTGTCGTGGGCCGAGCCGCCGGTCGGAATTTCGTTATGGGGCTCGGGTTTTACCGCGTGGACGAAGTCGGGAAACTTGATTGCATCCTGAATGAAAAATACCGGCATGTTGTTGCCCACCAGGTCGAAGTTGCCTTCGTCGGTGAAGAACTTCACCGCAAAACCGCGCACGTCGCGCACCGTGTCGCCCGAACCGCGCGGGCCCTGCACGGTGGAGAAACGCACGAACACCGGGGTTTTATGCGCTGGGTTACACAGGAAAGCGGCCTTGCTCAGGGTCGAATGGTTTTCATAAGTCTGGAAATACCCATGGGCGCCTGTGCCACGGGCATGCACGATGCGCTCCGGGATACGCTCATGGTCAAAGTGCGTGATTTTTTCACGCATGATGAAGTCTTCCAACAACGACGGCCCACGGGCGCCGGCTTTCAAGGTGTTCTGGTTGTCGGAAATCTTCACGCCTTGATTGGTCCGCAAGGCCTGGCCGGTGGCGTCGGAACGGAAGGCCTCCAGGGCCTGCAGCTTGGCGTTGGTGTTGCCACGGTCAACGGTATCGGTGCCCGCAAGCTCACTCTTCGTCGGGGTGGCTGGCTTCTTGGTACTCATCAGTCAAAACTCCTTATCCAAAGTGGCCAGAGCGGTCCCCGGCTCGTTTGAGCAAAACCCCAGGCACGGCACCCGGGAAATCGCGTTGCCTAAGTAGTGACTGACACAGTTTTGCGCCGTTCCTTTTTTATGACCTTTGATCGCGTTATTGCCCAATCGCTGGATGAATGCGAAATAAATGCTAAGAAACGCTAAACGGACAGGCTAAAATGCGCGCCCGGCTAACCGCTGATCCCTTTTCAATGCGCCCCACAAGGTTCGCTACGTGATCGAGTTTCATAACGTCCATAAAACCTACCGCGTCGCCGGTAAGGAAATCCCCGCGCTGCACCCCACCAGCCTGCGCGTCGAGAACGGCCAGGTGTTTGGCCTGATTGGCCACTCCGGTGCGGGAAAAAGTACCTTGCTGCGTCTGATCAATCGCCTGGAACAACCCAGCGGCGGACAGATCAATGTCGACGGTGAAGAAGTCACCGCACTGGACGCCAACGGCCTGCGCCGTTTCCGTCAGCAGGTCGGGATGATCTTCCAGCACTTCAACCTGCTGGCCTCCAAGACCGTCGCCGATAACGTGGCGCTGCCGCTGACCCTGGCGGGCGAACTGTCGCGCAAGGACATCGACCGGCGCGTTGCCGAACTGCTGGCCCGGGTCGGTCTGTCGGACCATGCCAAGAAGTACCCGGCGCAGTTGTCCGGCGGCCAGAAGCAGCGCGTCGGCATCGCCCGCGCCCTGGCGACCAAACCCAAGATCCTGCTGTGCGACGAAGCCACCAGCGCCCTCGACCCGCAGACCACCGCGTCGGTCCTGCAACTGCTGGCCGAGATCAACCGCGAATTGAAGCTGACCATCGTGCTCATCACCCATGAAATGGATGTGATCCGCCGCGTGTGCGACCAGGTGGCGGTGATGGACGCCGGGGTGATTGTCGAGCAAGGCTCGGTGGCGGATGTGTTCCTGCACCCCCAGCACCCGACCACCAAGCGTTTCGTCCAGGAAGCCGAGCAGGTCGACGAAAACGAGCAGCACGATAATTTCGCCCATGTCCCCGGTCGCATCGTGCGCCTGACGTTCCAGGGCGAAGCGACCTACGCGCCGCTGCTGGGTACCGTCGCCCGTGAAACGGGTGTGGACTACAGCATCCTGGCCGGGCGTATCGACCGCATCAAAGACATTCCCTACGGGCAACTGACCCTCGCCGTCACCGGCGGCGACATGGATGCCGCATTTGCGCGCTTCACCGCCGCCGACGTCCACATGGAGGTGCTGCGCTGATGGAAGTCCTGATGAGTTTCTTCGCCAATATCGACTGGTCCGAGATCTGGCTGGCCACCGGCGACACCATGATCATGCTGTTCGGTTCGCTGTTCTTCACCGTGCTGCTGGGCTTGCCCCTGGGCGTGCTGTTGTTCCTGTGCAGCCCGCGTCAGTTGTTCGAGCAGAAGGGGTTGTATGCGCTGCTGTCGCTGGTGGTGAACATCCTGCGTTCGCTGCCATTCATCATCCTGCTGATCGTGATGATCCCGTTCACCGTTCTGATCACCGGCACCTCGCTGGGTGTGGCGGGGGCGATTCCGCCGCTGGTGGTGGGCGCGACGCCGTTCTTTGCACGCTTGGTAGAAACCGCCTTGCGCGAAGTGGACCGCGGCATCATCGAAGCCACCCAGTCCATGGGCGCCACGACGCGCCAGATCATCACCAACGCCCTGCTGCCCGAAGCCCGTCCCGGCATTTTCGCGGCGATTACGGTGACGGCGATTACACTGGTGTCCTACACGGCCATGGCCGGCGTGGTCGGTGCGGGCGGCCTGGGTGACCTGGCGATCCGTTTCGGCTACCAGCGCTTCCAGACCGACGTAATGGTGGTCACGGTGGTGATGCTGTTGGTGCTGGTGCAAATTCTGCAAACCGTCGGCGACAAGCTGGTGGTGCACTTTTCTCGAAAATAACGGCCATTGCCGGCCACTGGCCGGCAGATGCCCGAACAAGGAGCTTGCTGGATGAAAAAACTACTGGTTGCCTTCGCTGCCGTCGCGGCGTTTTCCGCCCACGCCGAAACCATCACGGTCGCCGCATCGCCGGTGCCCCACGCCGAAATCCTCGAATTCGTGAAGCCTGCGCTCGCCAAAGAAGGCGTGGATCTGCAGGTCAAAGTCTTCACTGACTACGTGCAGCCCAACGTACAAGTGGCTGAAAAGCGCCTGGACGCCAACTTCTTCCAGCACCAGCCGTACCTGGATGAGTTCAACAAAGCCAAGGGCACTCACCTGGTGAGCGTCGGCGCGGTACACCTGGAACCCCTGGGCGCCTACTCCAGCAAGTTCAAGAAGCTGGAAGACCTGCCAAGCGGCGCCAACGTGGTGA
It encodes:
- a CDS encoding Fur family transcriptional regulator, whose translation is MPITPLASRPHDHSHCVHTALSEADTLCGQKGLRLTALRRRVLELVWQSHKPLGAYDILGVLSEQDGRRAAPPTVYRALDFLLENGLVHRIASLNAFVGCNHPEHAHQGQFLICRQCHAAIELEQKSISDAIIKSAADVGFQVEGQTVEVVGLCSGCQGA
- a CDS encoding methionine ABC transporter ATP-binding protein, with amino-acid sequence MIEFHNVHKTYRVAGKEIPALHPTSLRVENGQVFGLIGHSGAGKSTLLRLINRLEQPSGGQINVDGEEVTALDANGLRRFRQQVGMIFQHFNLLASKTVADNVALPLTLAGELSRKDIDRRVAELLARVGLSDHAKKYPAQLSGGQKQRVGIARALATKPKILLCDEATSALDPQTTASVLQLLAEINRELKLTIVLITHEMDVIRRVCDQVAVMDAGVIVEQGSVADVFLHPQHPTTKRFVQEAEQVDENEQHDNFAHVPGRIVRLTFQGEATYAPLLGTVARETGVDYSILAGRIDRIKDIPYGQLTLAVTGGDMDAAFARFTAADVHMEVLR
- the katE gene encoding catalase HPII, with the protein product MSTKKPATPTKSELAGTDTVDRGNTNAKLQALEAFRSDATGQALRTNQGVKISDNQNTLKAGARGPSLLEDFIMREKITHFDHERIPERIVHARGTGAHGYFQTYENHSTLSKAAFLCNPAHKTPVFVRFSTVQGPRGSGDTVRDVRGFAVKFFTDEGNFDLVGNNMPVFFIQDAIKFPDFVHAVKPEPHNEIPTGGSAHDTFWDFVSLQPESAHMVLWAMSDRAIPKSLRAMQGFGIHTFRLINTEGRSSFVKFHWHPKVGTCSLVWDEAQKLAGKDTDYHRRDLWEAIEGGDYPEWELGVQIVAEEDEHKFDFDLLDPTKIIPEELVPITPLGKMVLNRNPDNFFAEVEQVAFCPGHIVPGIDFTNDPLLQGRLFSYTDTQISRLGGPNFHELPINRPVVPFHNGQRDAQHRTVIDKGRAAYEPNSIDGGWPKETPPAAQGGGFETYYERVDANKVRERSESFGDHFSQATLFFNSMSHHEKEHIIAAYSFELGKVEREFIRVRQVNEILANIDLELAKRVAQNLGLPAPTQGTVPPRKTSLKASPALSQVNLLSGDIKTRKVAILVADGVDGAAIAALKKALEAEGAHAKLLGPTSAPVTTADGKHLKVDASMEGMPSIAFDAVFVPGGKDSVKALSGDGVALHFLLEAYKHLKAIALASDAKPLLDLLKLEADAGLIVGSDAKAFKAFFAAIAQHRVWDREPKAKAIPA
- a CDS encoding methionine ABC transporter permease, whose protein sequence is MEVLMSFFANIDWSEIWLATGDTMIMLFGSLFFTVLLGLPLGVLLFLCSPRQLFEQKGLYALLSLVVNILRSLPFIILLIVMIPFTVLITGTSLGVAGAIPPLVVGATPFFARLVETALREVDRGIIEATQSMGATTRQIITNALLPEARPGIFAAITVTAITLVSYTAMAGVVGAGGLGDLAIRFGYQRFQTDVMVVTVVMLLVLVQILQTVGDKLVVHFSRK
- a CDS encoding PA5502 family lipoprotein — encoded protein: MKLFTFRYLLLAAFSLLLGACQSTPPAAPEAPDARAAAIAQLERNLASSELATAEDQLAALQAQSPNDPALEAYQRQLAEAYLQRSQIVLQKGDVNAAATALSRARALMPKAPALTGGVNSAITHARKAELDKAEEALKAAEAKPAAKVIDPTAQSTTVALNLTDIEALRHQLDAIATDVVNYQCDVSIQAPRTQDYPWLATLLSKRVKRIDSGYDLKIHRQILKNIPAQIVLIPRKAE
- a CDS encoding zinc ABC transporter substrate-binding protein ZnuA, translating into MVIVSRLFPVFVVFVASLLVTGAAQAEVKVLTSIKPLQLIAAAVQDGVAVPEVLLPPGASPHNYALRPSDVRRVQSVDLLYWIGPDMEGFLPRVLKGRTATTVAVQDLLGMKLRRFAEDSHSHADDTDEHDHDHRPGSLDAHLWLSTVNARVIAARMAADLAGADPANAARYQSNLKAFDERLDALDARLKARLAPIGDKPYFVFHEAFDYFEDAYGLKHTGVFSVAAEVQPGAQHVAAMRTRLQEVGKTCVFSEPPLRPRLAETLVAGLPVKLAELDALGGYTPATAQGYEQVLEKLGNDLAGCLESL
- the znuC gene encoding zinc ABC transporter ATP-binding protein ZnuC codes for the protein MSNALIRLEHVGVTFAGQKVLDNIALSVEPGQIVTLIGPNGAGKTTLVRAVLGLLKPDTGSVWRKPKLRVGYMPQKLHVDPTLPLSVLRFLRLVPGVDRARAQAALQEVGAQQVIDSPIQSISGGEMQRVLLARALLREPQLLVLDEPVQGVDVAGQAELYSLITRLRDRLGCGVLMVSHDLHLVMSTTDQVVCLNHHVCCSGHPEQVSGDPAFVELFGKNAQSLAIYHHRHDHAHDLHGAVVDDPAAPHTHVHGDSCKHG
- the znuB gene encoding zinc ABC transporter permease subunit ZnuB; the protein is MADFLLYALLAGLALALVAGPLGSFVVWRRMAYFGDTLSHAALLGVALGFLLDVSPTIAVTVGCLLLAVLLVTLQQRQPLASDTLLGILAPSTLSLGLVVLSFMHEVRIDLMAYLFGDLLAISPTDLSWILGGSAAVLVLLVTLWRPLLAITVHEELATVEGLPVPALRMALMLLIAVVIAVAMKIVGVLLITSLLIIPAAAAQRHARSPEQMAIGASVLGMLAVCGGLALSWFKDTPAGPSIVVAAAALFLLSFVLPRRGV